In Drosophila busckii strain San Diego stock center, stock number 13000-0081.31 chromosome 3R, ASM1175060v1, whole genome shotgun sequence, the sequence TGATAAAAATGTCTTGGAAActgtaaatatatagtattgACAAATGCTAAGGCGCGCACTTTAAAGTCAATTGTTAAACAGCTGCATTTTAAAGAatcacaataaacaataataacaacaacagacgcATACATAAACAGTAGATACCTTCAACCCCCAACGAGCCAAACAGGCCCAACTACCACCACCACTACCCAACCCCACCCCTCAAataaagccaaataaaaaaaacaagcagcaaccgCTCATTTTTGCAATATGGCTTTGGATTTTGTGGCCACTTACAAGGTGCTGGTTCTAGGTGACTCCAATGTGGGCAAGACGTGCATTGTGCACAGATACTGTGATGAAAAATACTACGATACATACATCTCCACCATAGGTGAgtagcaaattattattgaatgaGGCTCTTGGGAAATGATGCGTTgcaaaaattgattaaaacataacatcaattttaaatttattgctttgcaGGCATAGACTTCAAACAGAAACTAATCAATTTGGATGGTGTGCCAATCAAACTGCAAATATGGGATACAGCTGGACAAGAGCGTTTTCGCACATTAACCACAGCCTATTATCGCGGTGCCATGGGCATACTGCTCATGTACGATGTGACCAATCTGGAGAGCTACAATAATTTATCGTACTGGTTGCGTAATATACAGGAGAATGCTTCACCGGATGTGGTCAAAGTACTGGCGGGCAATAAGTGTGAATGCTCGGCTCAACAGCGCATGGTGGACAAGGAGAGAGGTGAAAAGGTATGTCCACTCCACTCACCCAATAATCTTGTCTTATTTAATAGCTTATTCTGTGCTCTACAGATTGCCGAAAACTTTGAAATGCCCTTTTTCGAGGTCTCTTGCAAATCGAATATTAATATAGAGGATGCTTTCTTATCGCTGGCACGCAAAATACGCGAGCAGCGCGAACGACGCGTAAGTGACAAGCGTAGCTCAAGTAGCTATATAATCATTCATTATTCGTTTGCTTATAGGGCGACAACTTTGACAACGATGACAAACAGGATAAGAAGTCACCCGGCTCGAATGGTCTGGGCACCTTCAGCTTGG encodes:
- the LOC108604637 gene encoding ras-related protein Rab-13, with translation MALDFVATYKVLVLGDSNVGKTCIVHRYCDEKYYDTYISTIGIDFKQKLINLDGVPIKLQIWDTAGQERFRTLTTAYYRGAMGILLMYDVTNLESYNNLSYWLRNIQENASPDVVKVLAGNKCECSAQQRMVDKERGEKIAENFEMPFFEVSCKSNINIEDAFLSLARKIREQRERRGDNFDNDDKQDKKSPGSNGLGTFSLGSFSGDNRCTC